Proteins encoded within one genomic window of Candidatus Syntrophocurvum alkaliphilum:
- the spoIIGA gene encoding sigma-E processing peptidase SpoIIGA: MIILPDQKIYADLTFIINFVMDFCILWATAKLAGIKIVYKRLIIASIIGGLYAVGYLLPDMSQWYTLPLKIIFSCLLIILALWPKGWEEFKKAFLYFYAINFTVAGATIGISYLFHTNTQAATYSYLWLLGGILCAITIGIAGEKYFVKKVIPNLLRFNVKLKFGDLICNGEGFLDTGNGLRDPITNKPVVVAEYRLIKGCLPDDFINVLEKSNNETDMLEALADTSWASRIRLIPFTSIGKKHGLLVGVRADEILVETGDMDLVHKNVVVGIYKDILCAEGQYQMLIPSEIVQN, translated from the coding sequence GTGATAATTTTGCCGGATCAAAAAATATATGCTGACCTTACATTTATAATAAACTTTGTTATGGATTTTTGTATACTATGGGCAACTGCTAAACTGGCTGGAATAAAAATTGTATATAAACGACTTATTATAGCTTCCATAATTGGGGGATTATATGCAGTTGGATATCTTTTACCGGATATGAGCCAGTGGTATACACTACCTTTAAAAATAATATTCTCATGCTTGTTAATCATTCTGGCACTGTGGCCTAAAGGTTGGGAAGAGTTTAAAAAAGCATTCCTGTATTTTTATGCAATAAATTTTACAGTAGCTGGAGCAACTATAGGTATATCTTATCTTTTTCATACTAACACGCAAGCAGCAACATACTCCTATTTATGGCTATTAGGTGGAATTTTATGTGCTATTACAATAGGCATAGCTGGAGAAAAGTATTTTGTGAAAAAAGTTATTCCTAACTTATTACGTTTTAATGTAAAGCTTAAATTTGGTGATCTAATATGTAATGGTGAGGGTTTTCTAGATACAGGTAATGGTTTGCGGGATCCAATAACTAACAAACCAGTTGTAGTTGCTGAATACAGATTAATAAAGGGGTGTCTTCCTGATGATTTTATTAACGTTTTAGAAAAGTCAAATAATGAAACTGATATGTTAGAAGCTTTGGCTGATACATCATGGGCTAGTAGAATAAGACTAATTCCTTTTACCTCTATTGGGAAAAAACATGGTCTTTTAGTTGGTGTTAGGGCTGATGAAATATTAGTTGAAACTGGTGATATGGATTTAGTTCATAAAAATGTAGTAGTTGGTATCTATAAAGATATTTTATGTGCTGAAGGGCAATATCAAATGTTAATACCTTCTGAAATAGTACAAAACTAA
- the sigE gene encoding RNA polymerase sporulation sigma factor SigE: MNLLEKLSSWKLILLKFYVKKKHPNLIHYIGSTEVLPPPLKEDEETSLISKLEKGNSDVKATLIEHNLRLVVYISKKFENTGINIEDLVSIGTIGLIKAVNTFQPQKNIKLATYASRCIENEILMYLRRNLKNRGEVSLDEPLNVDWDGNELLLSDVLGTEGDMIYKKIEGEVEKSLLWKAMHKLNPREKTIIQLRFGLNTEGIEKTQKEVADILGISQSYISRLEKRILKRLQREIRKIE, encoded by the coding sequence ATGAATCTGTTGGAAAAATTGTCTAGTTGGAAACTGATTTTATTAAAATTTTATGTGAAAAAAAAGCATCCCAATTTAATCCATTACATTGGATCTACAGAAGTTTTACCACCCCCTCTTAAAGAAGATGAAGAAACAAGTTTAATATCAAAACTTGAAAAAGGAAATTCAGATGTAAAAGCAACATTAATTGAACATAACCTTAGATTGGTAGTATATATTTCTAAAAAATTTGAGAATACGGGTATAAATATAGAAGATTTAGTTTCTATTGGAACTATTGGACTAATAAAAGCTGTTAATACTTTTCAACCTCAAAAAAATATAAAACTAGCTACTTATGCATCACGTTGTATTGAAAATGAAATACTAATGTATCTTAGAAGAAATTTAAAAAATAGAGGAGAAGTATCGCTAGATGAGCCATTAAATGTTGATTGGGATGGAAATGAATTGTTACTATCTGATGTATTAGGTACTGAAGGGGATATGATTTATAAAAAAATTGAAGGAGAAGTAGAAAAAAGTTTACTTTGGAAAGCAATGCATAAACTAAATCCTCGTGAAAAAACAATTATACAACTTAGATTTGGTTTAAATACTGAGGGAATAGAAAAAACTCAAAAAGAAGTTGCAGATATTTTAGGTATTTCTCAATCTTATATATCTAGGCTTGAAAAGCGTATATTAAAGCGCTTACAACGTGAAATTCGAAAAATAGAATAG
- the sigG gene encoding RNA polymerase sporulation sigma factor SigG — MINKVEICGVNTSKLPVLKNEEMKNLFVSMQSGEYEAREKLIQGNLRLVLSVIQRFSNRGEYVDDLFQVGCIGLIKAIDNFDLSQNVRFSTYAVPMIIGEIRRYLRDNNAVRVSRSLRDIAYKALQVREKMLLNNSAEPTIAQIAQELEVGREEVVFALDAIQEPVSLFEPIYNDGGDPILVMDQISDDKNSDELWLEEISIKEALKKLNDREKHIVSLRFFNGKTQMEVAEEIGISQAQVSRLEKAALKHLKKYI; from the coding sequence TTGATTAACAAGGTAGAAATATGCGGAGTAAATACTTCTAAACTGCCAGTTCTTAAAAATGAAGAAATGAAAAACCTCTTCGTTTCTATGCAATCAGGTGAATATGAAGCACGTGAAAAATTGATACAAGGAAATTTAAGATTAGTACTTAGTGTTATTCAGCGTTTTAGTAATAGAGGTGAATATGTTGATGACTTATTTCAGGTAGGATGTATTGGATTAATTAAAGCTATTGATAACTTTGATTTAAGTCAAAATGTAAGATTTTCAACATATGCTGTTCCGATGATTATAGGTGAAATAAGAAGGTATTTACGTGATAATAATGCTGTTAGAGTATCTAGGTCTTTGAGAGATATAGCCTATAAAGCTTTACAAGTACGGGAAAAGATGTTGTTAAACAACTCAGCAGAGCCTACTATTGCTCAAATTGCACAGGAACTTGAGGTAGGGCGTGAAGAAGTTGTGTTTGCATTGGATGCGATACAAGAACCTGTTTCATTATTTGAGCCGATATATAATGATGGTGGCGATCCAATCTTGGTTATGGATCAAATAAGTGATGACAAAAATTCAGATGAACTGTGGTTAGAAGAGATATCAATAAAAGAAGCATTAAAAAAATTAAATGATAGAGAAAAACATATAGTTTCTTTACGTTTCTTTAATGGAAAAACACAAATGGAGGTCGCTGAAGAAATAGGTATATCACAAGCTCAAGTTTCACGTTTAGAAAAGGCAGCCTTAAAACACCTGAAAAAATATATATAA
- the spoIIR gene encoding stage II sporulation protein R — protein MRHSLVILFLLAVILALAVPMTVNYYDVEEAFTPDNLIRVQIIANSDNEEDQFIKYQIKDELVKVLSNKLEDAEDVSESEIIIKQNLGTVESITKKVLNLYNKEYDSTVAFSNIEFPTKSYGDFVLPQDEYKALRITLGNGKGTNWWCVLFPPLCFAGDPDKQILENEDTPPFYVVEKLQNIRTPRVTIYDLEE, from the coding sequence ATGAGACATAGTTTAGTAATACTATTTTTATTAGCAGTAATACTTGCATTAGCAGTACCTATGACAGTCAATTATTATGATGTTGAAGAAGCATTTACTCCCGACAATCTAATAAGGGTTCAAATTATTGCCAACAGTGATAATGAAGAAGATCAATTTATAAAGTATCAGATTAAAGACGAACTTGTAAAAGTATTATCAAATAAATTAGAAGATGCTGAGGATGTTAGTGAAAGCGAAATAATAATAAAACAAAATTTAGGAACAGTAGAGAGCATAACAAAAAAAGTATTAAACTTATATAATAAAGAATATGATTCAACTGTAGCATTTTCTAATATAGAGTTTCCAACTAAATCATATGGTGATTTTGTATTACCTCAAGATGAATATAAAGCATTAAGAATAACACTAGGAAATGGTAAAGGAACAAATTGGTGGTGTGTATTATTCCCACCATTATGTTTTGCGGGTGACCCAGACAAACAAATTTTAGAGAATGAAGATACTCCGCCATTTTATGTAGTAGAAAAATTACAGAATATTAGAACTCCAAGAGTAACTATATACGACCTAGAGGAATAA
- a CDS encoding DNA methyltransferase, with the protein MSKKKSTVQLNWETKNKQITNSQQLLKDIEFVQPNPIILDQGMIVDFKNDYFKHSKQKTNKLIKGDNLSVINALINQKYSQKIDLIYLDPPYFSNMDYTSNIYINNDSKKAVKRPAFKDTWEKGIDSYLDMMYQRLVLMKELLSDNGSIFVHLDWHINHYVKILLDEIFTPNNFINEIIWCYGGGSNTKKSFQKKHDTILWYAKGLDYIFNPQYRPYTDATRQRGLTKVKGEKYKLNKKGALMQDWWIDINKILSPTAKENLKYPTQKPEPLLKRIISTASNENSLVADFFCGSGTLGRVCDELNRQWIMCDDSNIAINTCKYGLITNSHSLPFLVQTNHLNENLDKEEKALEIVNSSEDKITVNINLNDFYHSSEIEYLEIDPNYNGKYFCSNYQFISQKRFNNFSLNNINIELNKKLNPYNLAAKATNVYGNNKIIIYR; encoded by the coding sequence ATGAGCAAGAAAAAATCTACGGTTCAGCTAAACTGGGAAACGAAAAATAAGCAAATAACAAATAGCCAACAATTACTAAAGGATATTGAATTTGTACAACCTAATCCTATAATTCTTGATCAAGGAATGATAGTTGATTTTAAAAATGATTACTTTAAACATTCTAAACAAAAAACAAATAAACTAATTAAAGGGGATAATTTATCAGTAATAAATGCATTAATAAACCAAAAATATAGCCAAAAAATTGACTTAATATATCTTGACCCACCTTATTTTAGCAATATGGATTATACATCTAATATTTACATAAATAATGATTCAAAAAAAGCAGTAAAAAGACCTGCTTTTAAAGACACTTGGGAAAAAGGCATTGATTCATACCTAGATATGATGTATCAAAGGTTAGTTTTAATGAAAGAACTATTATCTGATAATGGCAGCATATTTGTTCATTTAGACTGGCATATTAATCACTATGTAAAAATATTGCTAGACGAAATTTTTACTCCTAATAATTTTATAAATGAAATAATTTGGTGTTACGGAGGCGGAAGTAATACTAAGAAATCTTTTCAAAAAAAACATGATACTATTTTATGGTACGCTAAAGGCTTAGACTATATATTTAATCCACAATATAGACCTTATACAGATGCTACTAGACAACGTGGATTAACCAAAGTAAAAGGTGAGAAATATAAATTAAATAAAAAAGGTGCTTTAATGCAGGATTGGTGGATAGATATTAATAAAATATTAAGTCCAACTGCTAAAGAAAACTTAAAATATCCAACTCAAAAACCTGAACCACTTCTGAAAAGAATAATTAGTACTGCTTCTAATGAGAATAGTTTAGTGGCTGATTTTTTTTGTGGTAGTGGAACATTAGGTAGAGTATGTGATGAATTGAATAGGCAGTGGATAATGTGTGATGATAGCAACATCGCTATTAATACTTGTAAATATGGCTTAATTACTAACTCACATTCACTTCCATTTTTAGTTCAAACTAATCATCTTAATGAAAATTTAGATAAAGAAGAAAAAGCTTTAGAGATTGTAAATAGCAGTGAGGATAAAATAACAGTAAATATTAACTTAAATGATTTTTATCATTCATCTGAAATTGAATATTTGGAAATAGATCCTAATTATAATGGAAAGTATTTTTGTTCTAATTATCAATTTATTAGTCAAAAACGTTTTAATAATTTTTCTTTGAATAATATCAACATAGAGCTAAATAAAAAATTAAATCCATATAATTTAGCAGCAAAGGCTACTAATGTATATGGAAATAATAAAATTATAATTTATAGATAA
- a CDS encoding S1 family peptidase, which yields MYNDNDKYSNNDFNLSDLEEDEKYKSPLKSILIKLFSVVVLIAFLSLSFSQLFPLITSENFSFLTESNKLNDNPVVESIKPAVVYLNVKNSKGTMITSGQGTGFNICSDGLIVTNHHLLENAVSATIEFSDGKSFTSNNFKKIPDIDLAFIFIEGENLPKASLQNTLASTNETVFIIGNPLGFPNIAVQGKIGNHYRSDNEDFYLFEIDSDIRKGNSGSPVVNKNGKVVGIVFALTQIQIEDDIESRALAISASNLDYYIPEHE from the coding sequence ATGTACAATGATAATGATAAATATTCAAATAATGATTTTAATTTAAGTGATTTAGAAGAAGATGAAAAATACAAAAGTCCCTTAAAATCTATACTTATAAAATTATTTTCTGTTGTTGTATTAATAGCATTTCTTAGTTTATCTTTTAGTCAATTATTCCCACTCATAACATCAGAGAACTTTTCTTTTTTAACTGAAAGTAATAAATTAAATGATAATCCAGTGGTAGAGTCAATTAAACCTGCAGTTGTATATTTAAATGTTAAAAATAGCAAAGGGACTATGATTACAAGTGGACAGGGGACTGGTTTTAACATTTGTTCAGATGGATTAATAGTAACTAATCATCATTTATTAGAAAATGCTGTTTCTGCAACTATTGAATTTTCTGATGGTAAAAGTTTTACTAGTAATAATTTTAAAAAAATACCTGATATAGACTTAGCTTTTATATTTATTGAAGGTGAAAATCTTCCTAAAGCTTCATTGCAAAATACTTTAGCATCTACAAATGAAACAGTTTTTATTATAGGTAATCCTCTAGGATTTCCTAATATAGCAGTTCAAGGAAAAATAGGGAATCATTATAGAAGTGATAATGAAGATTTTTATTTGTTTGAGATAGATAGTGATATAAGAAAAGGCAACAGTGGCAGTCCAGTAGTAAATAAAAATGGTAAAGTCGTAGGTATAGTATTCGCATTAACTCAAATACAAATTGAGGATGATATAGAATCAAGGGCACTAGCTATATCTGCCTCAAATCTAGATTATTATATTCCAGAACATGAATAA
- the dprA gene encoding DNA-processing protein DprA, translated as MDLFERSVLYFIHCINGVGNSTLWTIKKSFGSFTKFYESNSKLMYSSSIPNQIINEIINTRKNVDPLKNLENLFSEDIKIVCVVEDEYPESLQNIYNKPYMLYYRGDLKVLNQTAFAIVGARTATPYGRKVARQFGRDLSAQNISIVSGMARGIDAEAHWGALESGGKTVAILGSGIKIIYPKENVKLYEEITKKGVVLSEFVPTAQPKPGNFPQRNRIISGLSKGLLVVEAKEKSGALITVDFALEQGKDVFAVPGPITSNNSKGTNQLIKDGAKIVTQVDDVLEEYKDVSIVMNSPSFFQEKLKLLDNNENKIIQYIGYNPIHLDEVIKNVGLNIGEVSTIILKLELDGIIQALPGNYYVKV; from the coding sequence ATGGATTTATTTGAGCGTTCTGTTTTATATTTTATTCATTGCATTAATGGAGTAGGGAATAGTACACTATGGACAATAAAAAAGTCATTTGGAAGTTTTACAAAATTTTATGAATCCAATAGTAAATTAATGTACAGTAGCTCGATACCTAATCAAATCATTAATGAAATAATAAATACAAGAAAAAATGTTGATCCTTTAAAAAATTTGGAAAACCTATTCTCAGAAGATATTAAAATAGTTTGTGTTGTCGAGGATGAATATCCTGAAAGTTTGCAAAATATATATAACAAACCATATATGCTTTACTATAGAGGTGATTTAAAGGTTTTAAATCAAACTGCTTTTGCTATTGTTGGAGCAAGAACTGCAACACCATATGGAAGAAAGGTTGCCAGACAATTTGGTCGAGATCTTTCAGCACAAAATATATCAATAGTAAGTGGTATGGCTAGAGGCATTGATGCAGAAGCACATTGGGGTGCATTAGAATCTGGAGGGAAAACAGTAGCTATACTAGGCAGTGGGATTAAAATAATCTATCCAAAAGAAAACGTAAAACTATATGAGGAAATTACTAAAAAAGGTGTAGTTTTATCTGAATTTGTACCAACAGCACAACCTAAACCAGGAAATTTTCCACAAAGAAATAGAATAATTTCTGGTTTATCAAAAGGTTTATTAGTAGTTGAAGCGAAGGAAAAAAGTGGGGCATTAATAACAGTTGATTTTGCACTCGAACAAGGTAAAGATGTTTTTGCTGTTCCTGGTCCTATAACAAGCAATAATAGTAAAGGAACAAACCAATTAATAAAAGATGGGGCAAAAATTGTTACTCAAGTAGATGATGTATTGGAGGAATATAAAGATGTTTCAATAGTTATGAATAGCCCAAGTTTTTTCCAGGAAAAATTAAAATTGCTAGACAATAATGAAAATAAAATAATACAATATATTGGATATAATCCTATACACTTAGATGAGGTAATTAAAAATGTAGGTTTAAACATTGGTGAGGTTAGTACTATTATACTTAAGCTAGAACTAGATGGCATAATACAAGCTCTTCCTGGTAACTACTATGTAAAAGTTTAA
- the topA gene encoding type I DNA topoisomerase has translation MIVESAAKAKTLGKFLGKNYKVKASVGHVKDLPKSKLGIDVEDNFEPKYITIRGKGDILKEIKDNAQKVSKVLLATDPDREGEAIAWHLRNAIKIDSETKCRIEFNEITKDAVKQAIKNSRTIDMNRVNAQQARRILDRLVGYNLSPLLWSKVRKGLSAGRVQSVAVRLICERETEINNFLPEEYWTIQLKVEDENKHIFLARLNNYKGKKLEINNETEKSEIISELEKANLTVEKVVTKEKRRKPNPPFTTSTLQQEASKRLNFMAKRTMRVAQELYEGLEIGKQGTIGLITYLRTDSIRVSSTAQAEALEYINDEFGKEYAPKTPNEYKSKKAAQDAHESIRPTSASRSPQSLKQYLSRDQFRLYKLIWERFIASQMTPAVYDTISVDISAGDYGIRASSSQLKFPGYKKVYNDNEEEEIKNPIPELTKGQELFLNELLPEQHFTQPPPRFTEASLVKLLEEKNIGRPSTYAPIIDTILRRNYVERQNKQFIPTELGYIVVELLKDNFSNIIDVEFTARMEENLDLIEEGELDWKQVIKDFYSPFEDEMEKAQELIEKIEIKDEEAGKDCPECEKPILIKHGRFGKFLACSGFPDCRHTESYTEEVGVNCPVCQGEIIALKTKKGRKFFGCKNYPECDFKTWNKPTGELCPQCSNAMVEKTSKNKDVHAICQNNECKYKKEMGVEVATD, from the coding sequence GTGATAGTAGAATCTGCAGCTAAGGCAAAAACTTTAGGAAAATTTTTGGGAAAAAACTATAAAGTAAAAGCATCGGTAGGACATGTGAAAGATTTGCCTAAAAGTAAACTAGGGATAGACGTAGAAGATAATTTCGAACCAAAATATATAACCATAAGAGGAAAAGGTGATATTCTTAAAGAGATAAAAGATAATGCTCAAAAGGTTTCAAAAGTTTTACTTGCAACAGACCCAGATAGAGAAGGAGAAGCAATTGCATGGCATTTGAGAAATGCTATAAAAATTGATTCCGAAACAAAGTGTAGAATTGAATTTAATGAAATTACCAAGGATGCTGTAAAGCAAGCTATAAAAAACTCTAGAACAATAGATATGAATAGGGTGAATGCCCAACAGGCAAGAAGAATCCTAGATAGATTAGTAGGGTATAACCTATCTCCTTTATTATGGAGCAAGGTGCGCAAAGGACTAAGTGCGGGTAGAGTACAGTCAGTTGCGGTAAGACTTATTTGTGAACGAGAAACAGAAATTAATAATTTTCTGCCAGAAGAATATTGGACTATTCAGCTAAAAGTAGAAGATGAAAATAAACATATATTTCTAGCACGATTAAATAATTATAAGGGCAAAAAATTAGAAATTAACAATGAGACCGAAAAATCAGAAATTATATCAGAGCTTGAAAAAGCAAATTTGACAGTAGAAAAAGTAGTTACAAAAGAAAAAAGAAGAAAACCTAACCCACCTTTTACAACAAGTACTCTGCAACAAGAAGCTTCTAAACGTTTAAACTTTATGGCCAAAAGAACTATGCGAGTTGCACAGGAATTATATGAGGGATTAGAAATAGGCAAACAAGGAACTATTGGTTTAATAACGTATTTAAGAACGGATTCAATAAGGGTTTCTAGCACTGCGCAAGCAGAAGCGTTAGAATATATAAATGATGAATTTGGAAAAGAGTATGCGCCTAAAACACCAAATGAGTATAAGAGTAAAAAAGCTGCTCAAGATGCTCATGAATCAATAAGACCTACATCAGCTTCAAGGTCACCTCAGAGCTTAAAACAATATTTAAGTAGAGATCAATTTAGATTATATAAGCTTATATGGGAGCGTTTTATAGCTTCACAGATGACTCCAGCAGTTTATGACACAATTAGTGTTGATATAAGCGCAGGAGATTACGGTATTCGAGCCAGTTCATCTCAGTTGAAATTCCCAGGGTACAAAAAAGTATATAATGATAATGAAGAAGAAGAAATTAAGAATCCTATACCAGAATTAACTAAGGGACAGGAATTATTTTTAAATGAATTACTGCCTGAACAACATTTTACTCAACCACCGCCAAGATTTACTGAAGCAAGTTTAGTAAAATTACTTGAAGAAAAAAACATAGGCAGACCAAGTACCTATGCTCCAATCATAGATACTATTTTAAGACGAAACTATGTTGAAAGACAGAATAAGCAATTCATTCCTACAGAACTAGGATATATTGTTGTTGAATTATTAAAAGATAACTTCTCAAATATAATCGATGTAGAGTTTACTGCCCGAATGGAAGAAAATCTTGATCTAATTGAAGAAGGTGAGCTTGACTGGAAACAAGTAATTAAAGATTTTTACTCTCCATTTGAAGATGAAATGGAAAAGGCTCAGGAATTAATTGAAAAAATTGAAATTAAAGACGAAGAAGCGGGTAAGGATTGTCCTGAGTGTGAGAAACCAATATTAATAAAACATGGAAGATTTGGCAAATTTTTAGCTTGTTCTGGATTTCCTGACTGTAGACATACCGAATCTTATACTGAGGAAGTAGGTGTAAATTGTCCGGTATGCCAAGGAGAAATTATAGCTCTTAAAACAAAAAAGGGTCGAAAATTCTTTGGGTGTAAAAACTATCCTGAATGTGATTTTAAGACATGGAATAAACCTACAGGAGAATTATGTCCTCAATGTAGTAACGCAATGGTTGAAAAGACTAGTAAAAACAAAGATGTACATGCTATATGTCAAAACAATGAATGTAAGTACAAGAAAGAAATGGGTGTAGAAGTTGCAACAGATTAA
- the trmFO gene encoding methylenetetrahydrofolate--tRNA-(uracil(54)-C(5))-methyltransferase (FADH(2)-oxidizing) TrmFO — MQQINVIGGGLAGSEAAYAIANCGVKVKLWEMRPNNNTPVHQTSNLAELVCSNSLKSELIDTSQGLLKKEMSILGSLLLKCAESTKVPAGSALAVDRELFSKEVTKTLEATPNIEIIRDEVTELDHNQINLICTGPLTSKTLHESLQKLTGEENLYFFDAVAPSITAESLDKTKVFKASRYNKGTADYYNCPFTEEEYNDFYQNLIKSDIKQGHSVDKKLYFSGCMPIEVIAHGGIDSLRYGPLRPVGLIDPRTGQQPYAVLQLRQEDRDGNIYGLVGFQTRLKWGEQDKVFRLIPGLEQAEFIRYGVMHRNTFINSPKLLLPTLQLKQNENIFFAGQITGVEGYMESAVTGIIAGINAVRYIKKMPLMYPNRFTMTGALIDFITTSESKDFQPINANFGLIPPLEERIKNKKERYKQYSNRAIKATKKFSELFLSNL; from the coding sequence TTGCAACAGATTAATGTAATAGGTGGGGGCTTAGCTGGTTCTGAAGCAGCTTATGCTATAGCTAATTGTGGTGTTAAAGTAAAATTATGGGAAATGAGACCAAACAATAATACACCAGTTCATCAAACGTCAAACCTTGCAGAATTAGTATGCAGTAATTCATTAAAATCAGAGTTAATAGATACATCACAAGGATTATTAAAAAAAGAGATGAGTATTTTAGGTTCTCTACTACTAAAATGTGCTGAATCCACAAAAGTTCCGGCTGGATCTGCATTAGCTGTGGATAGAGAGCTGTTTTCCAAAGAAGTTACAAAAACCTTGGAAGCAACTCCAAATATAGAAATTATTAGGGATGAAGTAACAGAATTAGATCATAACCAAATTAATTTAATTTGTACAGGACCTTTAACTTCAAAGACATTGCACGAAAGTTTGCAAAAATTAACTGGAGAGGAAAATCTATATTTTTTTGATGCAGTTGCACCTAGTATAACAGCCGAAAGCTTGGATAAAACTAAAGTATTTAAAGCTTCGCGCTATAATAAAGGTACAGCTGACTATTATAATTGTCCATTTACAGAGGAAGAGTACAATGATTTTTATCAAAATTTAATTAAATCAGATATAAAGCAAGGACACTCAGTTGATAAGAAACTTTATTTTAGCGGTTGCATGCCTATAGAAGTAATTGCTCATGGAGGCATAGATTCACTTAGATATGGCCCACTCCGCCCTGTTGGCTTAATAGATCCTAGAACTGGCCAACAACCTTATGCGGTATTGCAGCTTAGACAAGAGGATAGAGATGGCAACATTTATGGATTAGTAGGTTTCCAAACCCGTTTAAAGTGGGGAGAACAAGATAAGGTTTTTCGTTTAATTCCGGGTTTAGAGCAAGCTGAATTTATTCGTTATGGTGTAATGCATAGGAACACATTTATTAATAGCCCTAAGCTATTACTACCTACATTACAATTAAAACAAAATGAGAATATATTTTTTGCAGGACAAATTACTGGTGTCGAAGGTTATATGGAATCAGCTGTTACCGGAATAATAGCAGGTATTAATGCAGTAAGATATATAAAAAAAATGCCCCTAATGTATCCTAATAGATTTACTATGACAGGTGCCTTAATAGACTTTATAACTACATCTGAATCCAAAGATTTTCAACCTATTAATGCTAACTTTGGATTAATTCCTCCATTAGAAGAACGTATTAAAAACAAAAAAGAAAGATACAAACAATATTCAAATAGAGCGATAAAGGCAACTAAGAAATTTTCAGAATTGTTTCTGAGTAACTTGTAA
- the xerC gene encoding tyrosine recombinase XerC, with product MLLFEHIESFFNHLKIEKNASEFTIISYKTDIEQFFSFLSQKYGIPKEDITTDHIVHKSAREYLILMQNKQMSRATIARKLATIRSFVKFLCRENVLANNPIATLSTPKQEKKLPRFIYPTEISLLIEAPNINKSTGIRDKAILETLYAAGLRVSELVNLNLIDIDINEEFIKVSGKGKKERIIPFGTQAKKSLIEYIRTSRNILLSKNDKNTDAVFLNRYGNRLSSRSVRNIINKYVEQVAINQKISPHTIRHSFATHLLNNGADLRSVQELLGHVKLSTTQIYTHVTKDNIKNIYEETHPRR from the coding sequence ATGCTGCTATTTGAGCATATAGAAAGTTTCTTTAACCACCTTAAAATTGAAAAAAATGCTTCAGAGTTTACTATAATTAGTTACAAAACTGATATTGAACAGTTTTTTTCTTTTTTATCACAAAAATATGGCATACCTAAAGAGGATATAACAACTGATCATATTGTACATAAGTCTGCAAGAGAATACCTTATATTAATGCAGAATAAACAAATGAGTAGAGCGACTATAGCGAGAAAACTTGCAACAATAAGATCTTTTGTGAAGTTTTTATGTCGTGAAAATGTGTTAGCCAATAATCCCATAGCGACACTAAGCACTCCTAAACAAGAAAAAAAACTTCCACGTTTTATATATCCGACTGAAATATCTCTTCTTATAGAAGCTCCTAACATAAACAAATCAACAGGTATAAGAGATAAAGCAATTTTAGAAACATTATATGCAGCTGGATTAAGAGTATCAGAACTAGTTAATTTAAACTTAATTGACATAGATATTAATGAAGAATTTATTAAGGTTAGTGGTAAAGGAAAAAAAGAACGTATCATACCATTCGGAACGCAAGCTAAAAAAAGTTTAATAGAATATATTCGCACAAGCAGAAATATTTTATTAAGTAAAAATGATAAAAATACAGATGCAGTATTTTTGAATAGGTATGGAAATAGACTGTCAAGCAGAAGTGTTAGAAATATAATAAATAAATATGTAGAACAAGTAGCAATTAATCAAAAAATTAGTCCACATACTATAAGACATTCTTTTGCTACTCATCTTTTAAATAATGGAGCAGATTTAAGATCGGTTCAAGAACTACTTGGTCATGTGAAACTTTCTACGACTCAAATCTATACTCATGTTACCAAAGATAATATTAAAAATATTTATGAAGAAACACATCCTAGGAGGTAA